The following are from one region of the Chromobacterium phragmitis genome:
- a CDS encoding Mth938-like domain-containing protein — MKMHQSLGQGKNLFTGYGEGHVLINAERRDGNLIVSADEVAVWSAPDFASLAAEHFEALLAYRPEVVLFGSGASQRFVHPRLYAALTQAGIGVECMDTQAVCRTFNILLAEDRRVLAALLAI, encoded by the coding sequence ATGAAAATGCATCAGTCGCTGGGACAAGGCAAAAACCTGTTCACCGGCTACGGCGAAGGCCACGTGCTGATCAACGCCGAGCGCCGCGACGGCAACCTGATCGTCAGCGCAGACGAGGTGGCGGTCTGGTCCGCGCCTGACTTCGCCAGCCTCGCCGCCGAGCACTTCGAGGCGCTGCTGGCCTACCGGCCGGAAGTGGTGCTGTTCGGCTCAGGCGCCAGCCAGCGCTTCGTCCATCCCCGGCTGTACGCGGCGCTGACCCAGGCCGGCATCGGCGTCGAATGCATGGACACCCAGGCTGTCTGCCGCACCTTCAACATCCTGCTGGCCGAAGACCGCCGCGTGCTCGCCGCGCTGCTGGCGATTTAA
- a CDS encoding MFS transporter, whose translation MELGKWLDERPLGGFQYRLLALCGLCMILDGFDVQAMGYVAPALLEDWGIAKSALGPVFAAGLFGLLLGALLFGALSDRVGRRPVLLACTLMFASGMLATAAIQTLPQLIALRFLTGLGLGGIMPNAMALAGEYSPARRRASLMMIISCGFTAGALLGGLLAAWLIPAHGWRAVFVFGGVAPLLLWLPMLRGLPESARFLLLRGRALQALFWLRRMEPGLPADCRPWLAEAPSRAGSVAALFADGLARRTLLLWLLSFFNLIVLYFLSNWMPSLLRAQGLEMRDALLAGSMLQLGGVAGTLLLGWWIDRGGFRRALPPCFLLAALGLWLLGQVEGQALWLYALLFCVGFFIIGGQPAVNALAAGAYPTSLRATGVGWSLGMGRIGSVLGPWLGGALIGLNWGQSALFALLALVSLGSAAVVWIYHREPERRAAEKGV comes from the coding sequence ATGGAGTTGGGCAAGTGGTTGGATGAGCGTCCGTTGGGCGGGTTTCAGTACCGGCTGTTGGCGTTGTGCGGGCTGTGCATGATTCTGGACGGCTTCGATGTGCAGGCGATGGGCTATGTCGCGCCGGCCTTGCTGGAGGATTGGGGCATCGCCAAATCAGCGCTGGGGCCGGTGTTCGCCGCTGGGCTGTTCGGCCTGCTGCTGGGCGCGCTGCTGTTCGGCGCCTTGTCCGACCGGGTCGGCCGTCGGCCGGTGCTGCTGGCCTGCACCTTGATGTTCGCCTCGGGCATGCTGGCGACGGCGGCGATTCAGACGCTGCCGCAGTTGATCGCTCTGCGCTTTCTCACCGGTCTGGGCTTGGGCGGCATCATGCCCAACGCGATGGCGCTGGCCGGCGAGTACAGTCCGGCGCGGCGGCGCGCCAGTCTGATGATGATCATTTCCTGCGGCTTCACCGCCGGCGCGCTGCTGGGCGGCCTGTTGGCGGCGTGGCTGATTCCGGCGCATGGCTGGCGCGCGGTGTTCGTGTTCGGCGGCGTCGCCCCACTGCTGCTGTGGCTGCCGATGCTGCGCGGCCTGCCGGAATCGGCGCGCTTTCTGCTGCTGCGCGGCCGCGCGCTTCAGGCATTGTTCTGGCTGCGGCGGATGGAGCCGGGCCTGCCGGCCGATTGCCGGCCGTGGCTGGCGGAGGCGCCGTCCCGCGCGGGATCGGTGGCGGCATTGTTCGCCGACGGGCTGGCGCGGCGCACGCTGCTGTTGTGGCTGCTGAGCTTCTTCAATCTGATCGTGTTGTATTTCCTGTCCAACTGGATGCCGTCGCTGTTGCGCGCGCAGGGGCTGGAAATGCGCGACGCGCTGCTGGCGGGCAGCATGCTGCAGCTGGGCGGGGTGGCTGGCACGCTGCTGCTGGGGTGGTGGATAGACCGCGGCGGGTTCCGCCGCGCGTTGCCGCCTTGCTTTCTGTTGGCGGCTCTGGGACTGTGGCTGCTGGGGCAGGTGGAGGGACAGGCCTTGTGGCTGTACGCGCTGTTGTTCTGCGTCGGTTTCTTCATCATCGGGGGCCAGCCGGCGGTCAACGCGCTGGCGGCCGGCGCCTATCCCACCAGCCTGCGTGCCACCGGGGTGGGCTGGAGCCTGGGCATGGGGAGGATAGGTTCAGTGTTGGGGCCGTGGCTGGGCGGCGCGCTGATCGGATTGAACTGGGGCCAGTCGGCGCTGTTCGCCTTGCTGGCGCTGGTGTCGCTGGGTTCGGCCGCGGTGGTGTGGATTTACCATCGAGAGCCCGAGCGGCGGGCCGCTGAGAAAGGCGTTTAA
- a CDS encoding NAD(P)/FAD-dependent oxidoreductase, with protein MLSRNAAVPRIVIVGGGAGGLELATRLGRTLGARHRAQVVLVDGSPTHIWKPLLHEVATGALNTGEDEVNYFAHGYRNGYDFEFGYMQGLDQKRRTIRLSAIKGRDGLPLSPEREISYDWLVLAVGAEANDFGTPGVAEHAMFLNTPNDAEKLRHRVLEQAFRASSGEEPARALSIAIVGGGATGVELAAELNHTMCELHHYGARLQPERVRISVIEGAERILAAAPPSLSAYAEEQLEAKRIQVLTKSLVAEVAADGVTLKDGRKVEADITVWAAGVKAPGWLGGLDGLETNRVNQLVVDTRLHCAGGDCVYAMGDCAAAPDGDSGRMLAATAQVAHQQARYLADELARRLDDKPARPFVFKPQGMMVSLGKHTAVGSLAALVGPKRDYHVEGRGAKLIYASLYRMHQAAVHGWVLAVLLFIGDKLRRAARPALKLH; from the coding sequence GGATCGTGATTGTCGGGGGCGGAGCCGGGGGGCTGGAGTTGGCGACCCGCCTGGGCCGGACGCTGGGCGCGCGCCATCGCGCGCAGGTCGTGCTGGTGGACGGCTCGCCTACCCATATCTGGAAACCGCTGCTGCATGAGGTGGCCACCGGCGCGCTGAACACCGGCGAGGACGAGGTCAACTATTTCGCCCATGGCTACCGCAACGGCTACGATTTCGAGTTCGGCTACATGCAGGGCCTGGATCAGAAGCGCCGTACCATCCGCCTGTCCGCCATCAAGGGGCGCGATGGCCTGCCGCTGAGCCCGGAGCGCGAGATCAGCTACGACTGGCTGGTGCTGGCCGTCGGCGCGGAGGCCAATGACTTCGGCACCCCGGGGGTGGCCGAGCACGCGATGTTCCTGAATACGCCCAACGACGCCGAAAAGCTGCGCCACCGCGTGCTGGAGCAGGCCTTCCGCGCCAGCAGCGGCGAGGAACCGGCGCGGGCGCTGTCCATCGCCATCGTCGGCGGCGGCGCCACCGGCGTGGAATTGGCGGCGGAGCTGAACCACACCATGTGCGAGCTGCATCACTACGGCGCGCGTCTGCAGCCGGAGCGGGTGCGGATCAGCGTGATCGAGGGGGCTGAGCGCATCCTGGCCGCCGCGCCGCCGTCCTTGTCGGCTTATGCCGAGGAACAGCTGGAGGCCAAGCGCATCCAGGTGCTGACCAAGAGCCTGGTGGCGGAAGTGGCGGCGGACGGCGTGACGCTGAAGGATGGCCGCAAGGTGGAGGCCGACATCACCGTATGGGCGGCCGGGGTGAAGGCGCCGGGCTGGCTGGGTGGCTTGGACGGGCTGGAAACCAATCGCGTCAACCAGCTGGTGGTGGATACCCGGCTGCATTGCGCTGGTGGCGACTGCGTCTACGCGATGGGCGACTGCGCCGCCGCGCCGGACGGAGACAGCGGCCGCATGCTGGCCGCGACCGCCCAGGTGGCGCATCAACAGGCGCGCTACTTGGCGGACGAGCTGGCGCGCAGGCTGGACGACAAGCCGGCGCGGCCATTCGTCTTCAAGCCGCAGGGCATGATGGTGTCGCTAGGCAAGCACACCGCGGTGGGCAGCCTGGCGGCGCTGGTGGGCCCCAAGCGCGACTACCACGTGGAAGGCCGCGGCGCGAAGCTGATCTACGCCTCGCTGTACCGGATGCACCAGGCGGCGGTGCACGGCTGGGTGCTGGCGGTATTGCTGTTCATCGGCGACAAGCTGCGGCGCGCGGCGCGGCCGGCGTTGAAGCTGCACTGA